One part of the Pseudoliparis swirei isolate HS2019 ecotype Mariana Trench chromosome 6, NWPU_hadal_v1, whole genome shotgun sequence genome encodes these proteins:
- the ppp6r3 gene encoding serine/threonine-protein phosphatase 6 regulatory subunit 3 isoform X3: MFWKFDLHTTSHIDTLLEKEDVTLTEVMDEDDVLQECKAQNHKLVDFLLRPQCMEDLVTYITQEPSADVEEKVKYKYPNISCELLTSDVGQINDRLGEDENLLIKLYGFLQNEPPLNPLLASFFSKVLSILIGRKPEQIVEFLRKREDFVDLMIKHIGTSAIMDLLLRMLTCIEPQQLRQDVLNWLNEEKVIQRLVDMVQPSQDEDRHSNASQSLCEIIRLSRDQMFQVQGSSDPDPLLSTLEKQETVEQLLFNIFEKEKNESAIVSVIQILLTLFETRRPAFEGHMECPPGMSHPSFSVNHSILEAVRPRLKDFHHLLLEPPKVNVMKTTWGVLDPPVGNTRLNVVRLVASLLQSNTHSINTELIDLNTLGIILDMYFKYIWNNFLHIQVEICTAMILAMPPAPTEVQPDAEQDTARESILIKHLFQKCQFIQRIVEAWSSNEKEQAEGGCRRGYMGHLTRIANSIVHNCDKGPNGPQIQQLISELPAEDREKWESFISGQLSDTNKRNTVDLVNTHHIHSSSDDEVDFKDSGFHQDSSLQQMQQMTSNFIEQFGFNDEEFADQDDVVDIPFDRISDINFSLNTNESANIALFEARCKEKIQQFEDAGSDEEDIWDEKDVTFAPEAQRRPRSSGSTDSEESTDSEEEDGKRDPFEASNPSTDDRMEVDTGPVWTANFDDIPMDTGTSTAPASSPAAPAAVSSPPPSSTEDSDDASWSAATATPPAPSKAATGWADFSNFTPVSPKDPLRCNSPVAMETSMETMDPLGVNAPMQPEDSEGWLGTSVVSPTSAKDCWRPKAEEETASCEQRSITETVINGSMKETVSLTVDAKTETAIFKRVLKSYRDEKKSSSSQTCSGVESGDSERTGVASSAAAGCPKTGEKCQPSVALPNGPLEEVSPVEEAKLDQSAVSSEPAVNGPV, from the exons ATGTTTTGGAAATTTGACCTCCACACCACGTCCCACATCGACACCCTGTTGGAGAAGGAGGATGTGACTCTGACGGAGGTAATGGATGAGGACGACGTCCTGCAGGAGTGCAAGGCCCAGAACCACAAGCTGGTGGACTTCCTGCTGAGGCCGCAGTGCATGGAGGACCTTGTCACCTACATCACACAGGAACCCAGTGCCGATGTCGAGGAGAAGGTTAAATACAA ATATCCCAACATATCGTGTGAGCTGCTGACGTCCGACGTGGGCCAGATCAACGACCGTCTGGGAGAAGATGAGAACCTGCTCATAAAACTGTACGGCTTCCTGCAGAACGAGCCGCCGCTCAACCCGCTCCTGGCCAGCTTCTTCTCCAAGGTCCTATCCATTCTCATCGGACGCAAGCCCGAACAG ATCGTGGAGTTTCTGCGGAAGCGGGAGGACTTCGTGGACTTGATGATCAAACACATCGGGACATCCGCCATCATGGACCTGCTGCTCCGAATGCTCACCTGCATCGAGCCGCAGCAGCTGCGACAGGACGTCCTCAAC TGGCTGAATGAGGAGAAGGTGATTCAGAGGCTGGTGGACATGGTTCAACCGTCTCAAGACGAGGAT AGACACTCCAACGCCTCCCAGTCTCTGTGTGAGATCATCAGACTGAGTAGAGACCAGATGTTCCAGGTCCAGGGCTCCTCGGATCCAGACCCACTTCTGTCCACACTTGAAAA GCAGGAGACGGTGGAGCAGCTGCTTTTTAATATctttgaaaaagagaagaatgaATCTGCAATCGTCAGCGTCATCCAGATCCTCCTCACATTGTTTGAGACGAGGAGACCAGC GTTTGAGGGTCATATGGAGTGCCCCCCTGGGATGTCCCACCCTTCATTTTCAGTCAACCACAGCATCCTGGAGGCTGTGAGACCCCGACTCAAGGACTTTCACCATCTGCTACTGGAACCCCCAAAG GTCAATGTGATGAAGACAACGTGGGGGGTGCTGGACCCCCCTGTGGGCAACACGAGGCTCAATGTGGTCCGACTGGTGGCCAGTCTGTTGCAGAGCAACACTCACAGCATCAACACAGAACTCATCGACCTCAACACACTGGGAATAATACTC GATATGTATTTCAAATACATCTGGAACAACTTCCTCCACATTCAAGTGGAGATCTGCACAGCCATGATTCTGGCCATGCCCCCCGCCCCCACTGAAGTCCAGCCCGACGCGGAGCAGGACACCGCGAGGGAGAGCATCCTCATCAAACAT CTGTTTCAAAAGTGCCAGTTTATACAGAGAATCGTGGAGGCCTGGAGCTCCAACGAGAAGGAACA GGCGGAAGGTGGTTGCCGACGAGGCTATATGGGCCACCTCACCAGAATAGCCAACTCTATCGTTCATAACTGTGACAAAGGCCCAAATGGACCACAGATACAACAGCTCATCTCTG agctcccagcagaggacagagagaagtGGGAGTCCTTTATTTCTGGGCAGCTGTCTgacacaaacaagagaaacactgTTGACCTG GTGAACACGCACCACATCCATTCGTCCAGTGACGACGAGGTGGACTTCAAAGACAGCGGCTTCCACCAGGACTCCTCTCTACAACAA ATGCAACAAATGACGTCCAATTTTATTGAGCAGTTCGGCTTCAATGACGAAGAGTTTGCGGATCAGGACGATGTTGTGGA TATTCCCTTTGATAGAATATCAGACATCAATTTTTCACTGAATACAAATGAAAGT gCGAATATAGCTTTGTTTGAGGCGCGCTGTAAGGAGAAGATCCAGCAGTTCGAAGATGCCGGCTCAGACGAGGAGGACATCTGGGACGAAAAGGACGTCACCTTCGCACCAGAGGCCCAGAGACGTCCCAG gAGTTCAGGCAGCACGGACAGTGAGGAGAGCACagactcggaggaggaggacgggaagCGGGATCCCTTTGAAGCGTCCAACCCGAGCACCGACGACCGGATGGAAGTCGACACAG GACCCGTGTGGACGGCCAATTTTGACGACATCCCCATGGACACGGGTACGTCCACGGCTCCAGCGTCCAGCCCCGCTGCCCCCGCCGCtgtatcctccccccccccctcttctacAGAAGACTCCGATGACGCGTCATGGAGCGCCGCCACCGCcactccccccgccccctccaaaGCTGCAACTGGCTGGGCTGATTTCTCCAACTTCACCCCCgtcag TCCCAAAGACCCTCTGAGGTGCAATTCTCCCGTTGCTATGGAAACCAGCATGGAGACGATGGACCCTCTGGGGGTCAATGCACCCATGCAGCCTGAAG attCTGAAGGCTGGTTGGGTACCAGCGTGGTGTCTCCCACCTCAGCTAAGGATTGTTGGAGACCTAaagcggaggaggagacggcttCCTGTGAGCAGCGCAGCATTACGGAGACGGTCATCAACGGCTCCATGAAGGAGACCGTGAGCCTCACCGTGGACGCCAAGACTGAGACCGCCATCTTCAAGAG
- the ppp6r3 gene encoding serine/threonine-protein phosphatase 6 regulatory subunit 3 isoform X2 has translation MFWKFDLHTTSHIDTLLEKEDVTLTEVMDEDDVLQECKAQNHKLVDFLLRPQCMEDLVTYITQEPSADVEEKVKYKYPNISCELLTSDVGQINDRLGEDENLLIKLYGFLQNEPPLNPLLASFFSKVLSILIGRKPEQIVEFLRKREDFVDLMIKHIGTSAIMDLLLRMLTCIEPQQLRQDVLNWLNEEKVIQRLVDMVQPSQDEDRHSNASQSLCEIIRLSRDQMFQVQGSSDPDPLLSTLEKQETVEQLLFNIFEKEKNESAIVSVIQILLTLFETRRPAFEGHMECPPGMSHPSFSVNHSILEAVRPRLKDFHHLLLEPPKVNVMKTTWGVLDPPVGNTRLNVVRLVASLLQSNTHSINTELIDLNTLGIILDMYFKYIWNNFLHIQVEICTAMILAMPPAPTEVQPDAEQDTARESILIKHLFQKCQFIQRIVEAWSSNEKEQAEGGCRRGYMGHLTRIANSIVHNCDKGPNGPQIQQLISELPAEDREKWESFISGQLSDTNKRNTVDLVNTHHIHSSSDDEVDFKDSGFHQDSSLQQAFSDYQMQQMTSNFIEQFGFNDEEFADQDDVVDIPFDRISDINFSLNTNESANIALFEARCKEKIQQFEDAGSDEEDIWDEKDVTFAPEAQRRPRSSGSTDSEESTDSEEEDGKRDPFEASNPSTDDRMEVDTGPVWTANFDDIPMDTGTSTAPASSPAAPAAVSSPPPSSTEDSDDASWSAATATPPAPSKAATGWADFSNFTPVSPKDPLRCNSPVAMETSMETMDPLGVNAPMQPEDSEGWLGTSVVSPTSAKDCWRPKAEEETASCEQRSITETVINGSMKETVSLTVDAKTETAIFKSDEKKSSSSQTCSGVESGDSERTGVASSAAAGCPKTGEKCQPSVALPNGPLEEVSPVEEAKLDQSAVSSEPAVNGPV, from the exons ATGTTTTGGAAATTTGACCTCCACACCACGTCCCACATCGACACCCTGTTGGAGAAGGAGGATGTGACTCTGACGGAGGTAATGGATGAGGACGACGTCCTGCAGGAGTGCAAGGCCCAGAACCACAAGCTGGTGGACTTCCTGCTGAGGCCGCAGTGCATGGAGGACCTTGTCACCTACATCACACAGGAACCCAGTGCCGATGTCGAGGAGAAGGTTAAATACAA ATATCCCAACATATCGTGTGAGCTGCTGACGTCCGACGTGGGCCAGATCAACGACCGTCTGGGAGAAGATGAGAACCTGCTCATAAAACTGTACGGCTTCCTGCAGAACGAGCCGCCGCTCAACCCGCTCCTGGCCAGCTTCTTCTCCAAGGTCCTATCCATTCTCATCGGACGCAAGCCCGAACAG ATCGTGGAGTTTCTGCGGAAGCGGGAGGACTTCGTGGACTTGATGATCAAACACATCGGGACATCCGCCATCATGGACCTGCTGCTCCGAATGCTCACCTGCATCGAGCCGCAGCAGCTGCGACAGGACGTCCTCAAC TGGCTGAATGAGGAGAAGGTGATTCAGAGGCTGGTGGACATGGTTCAACCGTCTCAAGACGAGGAT AGACACTCCAACGCCTCCCAGTCTCTGTGTGAGATCATCAGACTGAGTAGAGACCAGATGTTCCAGGTCCAGGGCTCCTCGGATCCAGACCCACTTCTGTCCACACTTGAAAA GCAGGAGACGGTGGAGCAGCTGCTTTTTAATATctttgaaaaagagaagaatgaATCTGCAATCGTCAGCGTCATCCAGATCCTCCTCACATTGTTTGAGACGAGGAGACCAGC GTTTGAGGGTCATATGGAGTGCCCCCCTGGGATGTCCCACCCTTCATTTTCAGTCAACCACAGCATCCTGGAGGCTGTGAGACCCCGACTCAAGGACTTTCACCATCTGCTACTGGAACCCCCAAAG GTCAATGTGATGAAGACAACGTGGGGGGTGCTGGACCCCCCTGTGGGCAACACGAGGCTCAATGTGGTCCGACTGGTGGCCAGTCTGTTGCAGAGCAACACTCACAGCATCAACACAGAACTCATCGACCTCAACACACTGGGAATAATACTC GATATGTATTTCAAATACATCTGGAACAACTTCCTCCACATTCAAGTGGAGATCTGCACAGCCATGATTCTGGCCATGCCCCCCGCCCCCACTGAAGTCCAGCCCGACGCGGAGCAGGACACCGCGAGGGAGAGCATCCTCATCAAACAT CTGTTTCAAAAGTGCCAGTTTATACAGAGAATCGTGGAGGCCTGGAGCTCCAACGAGAAGGAACA GGCGGAAGGTGGTTGCCGACGAGGCTATATGGGCCACCTCACCAGAATAGCCAACTCTATCGTTCATAACTGTGACAAAGGCCCAAATGGACCACAGATACAACAGCTCATCTCTG agctcccagcagaggacagagagaagtGGGAGTCCTTTATTTCTGGGCAGCTGTCTgacacaaacaagagaaacactgTTGACCTG GTGAACACGCACCACATCCATTCGTCCAGTGACGACGAGGTGGACTTCAAAGACAGCGGCTTCCACCAGGACTCCTCTCTACAACAA GCCTTTTCTGATTATCAGATGCAACAAATGACGTCCAATTTTATTGAGCAGTTCGGCTTCAATGACGAAGAGTTTGCGGATCAGGACGATGTTGTGGA TATTCCCTTTGATAGAATATCAGACATCAATTTTTCACTGAATACAAATGAAAGT gCGAATATAGCTTTGTTTGAGGCGCGCTGTAAGGAGAAGATCCAGCAGTTCGAAGATGCCGGCTCAGACGAGGAGGACATCTGGGACGAAAAGGACGTCACCTTCGCACCAGAGGCCCAGAGACGTCCCAG gAGTTCAGGCAGCACGGACAGTGAGGAGAGCACagactcggaggaggaggacgggaagCGGGATCCCTTTGAAGCGTCCAACCCGAGCACCGACGACCGGATGGAAGTCGACACAG GACCCGTGTGGACGGCCAATTTTGACGACATCCCCATGGACACGGGTACGTCCACGGCTCCAGCGTCCAGCCCCGCTGCCCCCGCCGCtgtatcctccccccccccctcttctacAGAAGACTCCGATGACGCGTCATGGAGCGCCGCCACCGCcactccccccgccccctccaaaGCTGCAACTGGCTGGGCTGATTTCTCCAACTTCACCCCCgtcag TCCCAAAGACCCTCTGAGGTGCAATTCTCCCGTTGCTATGGAAACCAGCATGGAGACGATGGACCCTCTGGGGGTCAATGCACCCATGCAGCCTGAAG attCTGAAGGCTGGTTGGGTACCAGCGTGGTGTCTCCCACCTCAGCTAAGGATTGTTGGAGACCTAaagcggaggaggagacggcttCCTGTGAGCAGCGCAGCATTACGGAGACGGTCATCAACGGCTCCATGAAGGAGACCGTGAGCCTCACCGTGGACGCCAAGACTGAGACCGCCATCTTCAAGAG
- the ppp6r3 gene encoding serine/threonine-protein phosphatase 6 regulatory subunit 3 isoform X5 translates to MFWKFDLHTTSHIDTLLEKEDVTLTEVMDEDDVLQECKAQNHKLVDFLLRPQCMEDLVTYITQEPSADVEEKVKYKYPNISCELLTSDVGQINDRLGEDENLLIKLYGFLQNEPPLNPLLASFFSKVLSILIGRKPEQIVEFLRKREDFVDLMIKHIGTSAIMDLLLRMLTCIEPQQLRQDVLNWLNEEKVIQRLVDMVQPSQDEDRHSNASQSLCEIIRLSRDQMFQVQGSSDPDPLLSTLEKQETVEQLLFNIFEKEKNESAIVSVIQILLTLFETRRPAFEGHMECPPGMSHPSFSVNHSILEAVRPRLKDFHHLLLEPPKVNVMKTTWGVLDPPVGNTRLNVVRLVASLLQSNTHSINTELIDLNTLGIILDMYFKYIWNNFLHIQVEICTAMILAMPPAPTEVQPDAEQDTARESILIKHLFQKCQFIQRIVEAWSSNEKEQAEGGCRRGYMGHLTRIANSIVHNCDKGPNGPQIQQLISELPAEDREKWESFISGQLSDTNKRNTVDLVNTHHIHSSSDDEVDFKDSGFHQDSSLQQFGFNDEEFADQDDVVDIPFDRISDINFSLNTNESANIALFEARCKEKIQQFEDAGSDEEDIWDEKDVTFAPEAQRRPRSSGSTDSEESTDSEEEDGKRDPFEASNPSTDDRMEVDTGPVWTANFDDIPMDTGTSTAPASSPAAPAAVSSPPPSSTEDSDDASWSAATATPPAPSKAATGWADFSNFTPVSPKDPLRCNSPVAMETSMETMDPLGVNAPMQPEDSEGWLGTSVVSPTSAKDCWRPKAEEETASCEQRSITETVINGSMKETVSLTVDAKTETAIFKSDEKKSSSSQTCSGVESGDSERTGVASSAAAGCPKTGEKCQPSVALPNGPLEEVSPVEEAKLDQSAVSSEPAVNGPV, encoded by the exons ATGTTTTGGAAATTTGACCTCCACACCACGTCCCACATCGACACCCTGTTGGAGAAGGAGGATGTGACTCTGACGGAGGTAATGGATGAGGACGACGTCCTGCAGGAGTGCAAGGCCCAGAACCACAAGCTGGTGGACTTCCTGCTGAGGCCGCAGTGCATGGAGGACCTTGTCACCTACATCACACAGGAACCCAGTGCCGATGTCGAGGAGAAGGTTAAATACAA ATATCCCAACATATCGTGTGAGCTGCTGACGTCCGACGTGGGCCAGATCAACGACCGTCTGGGAGAAGATGAGAACCTGCTCATAAAACTGTACGGCTTCCTGCAGAACGAGCCGCCGCTCAACCCGCTCCTGGCCAGCTTCTTCTCCAAGGTCCTATCCATTCTCATCGGACGCAAGCCCGAACAG ATCGTGGAGTTTCTGCGGAAGCGGGAGGACTTCGTGGACTTGATGATCAAACACATCGGGACATCCGCCATCATGGACCTGCTGCTCCGAATGCTCACCTGCATCGAGCCGCAGCAGCTGCGACAGGACGTCCTCAAC TGGCTGAATGAGGAGAAGGTGATTCAGAGGCTGGTGGACATGGTTCAACCGTCTCAAGACGAGGAT AGACACTCCAACGCCTCCCAGTCTCTGTGTGAGATCATCAGACTGAGTAGAGACCAGATGTTCCAGGTCCAGGGCTCCTCGGATCCAGACCCACTTCTGTCCACACTTGAAAA GCAGGAGACGGTGGAGCAGCTGCTTTTTAATATctttgaaaaagagaagaatgaATCTGCAATCGTCAGCGTCATCCAGATCCTCCTCACATTGTTTGAGACGAGGAGACCAGC GTTTGAGGGTCATATGGAGTGCCCCCCTGGGATGTCCCACCCTTCATTTTCAGTCAACCACAGCATCCTGGAGGCTGTGAGACCCCGACTCAAGGACTTTCACCATCTGCTACTGGAACCCCCAAAG GTCAATGTGATGAAGACAACGTGGGGGGTGCTGGACCCCCCTGTGGGCAACACGAGGCTCAATGTGGTCCGACTGGTGGCCAGTCTGTTGCAGAGCAACACTCACAGCATCAACACAGAACTCATCGACCTCAACACACTGGGAATAATACTC GATATGTATTTCAAATACATCTGGAACAACTTCCTCCACATTCAAGTGGAGATCTGCACAGCCATGATTCTGGCCATGCCCCCCGCCCCCACTGAAGTCCAGCCCGACGCGGAGCAGGACACCGCGAGGGAGAGCATCCTCATCAAACAT CTGTTTCAAAAGTGCCAGTTTATACAGAGAATCGTGGAGGCCTGGAGCTCCAACGAGAAGGAACA GGCGGAAGGTGGTTGCCGACGAGGCTATATGGGCCACCTCACCAGAATAGCCAACTCTATCGTTCATAACTGTGACAAAGGCCCAAATGGACCACAGATACAACAGCTCATCTCTG agctcccagcagaggacagagagaagtGGGAGTCCTTTATTTCTGGGCAGCTGTCTgacacaaacaagagaaacactgTTGACCTG GTGAACACGCACCACATCCATTCGTCCAGTGACGACGAGGTGGACTTCAAAGACAGCGGCTTCCACCAGGACTCCTCTCTACAACAA TTCGGCTTCAATGACGAAGAGTTTGCGGATCAGGACGATGTTGTGGA TATTCCCTTTGATAGAATATCAGACATCAATTTTTCACTGAATACAAATGAAAGT gCGAATATAGCTTTGTTTGAGGCGCGCTGTAAGGAGAAGATCCAGCAGTTCGAAGATGCCGGCTCAGACGAGGAGGACATCTGGGACGAAAAGGACGTCACCTTCGCACCAGAGGCCCAGAGACGTCCCAG gAGTTCAGGCAGCACGGACAGTGAGGAGAGCACagactcggaggaggaggacgggaagCGGGATCCCTTTGAAGCGTCCAACCCGAGCACCGACGACCGGATGGAAGTCGACACAG GACCCGTGTGGACGGCCAATTTTGACGACATCCCCATGGACACGGGTACGTCCACGGCTCCAGCGTCCAGCCCCGCTGCCCCCGCCGCtgtatcctccccccccccctcttctacAGAAGACTCCGATGACGCGTCATGGAGCGCCGCCACCGCcactccccccgccccctccaaaGCTGCAACTGGCTGGGCTGATTTCTCCAACTTCACCCCCgtcag TCCCAAAGACCCTCTGAGGTGCAATTCTCCCGTTGCTATGGAAACCAGCATGGAGACGATGGACCCTCTGGGGGTCAATGCACCCATGCAGCCTGAAG attCTGAAGGCTGGTTGGGTACCAGCGTGGTGTCTCCCACCTCAGCTAAGGATTGTTGGAGACCTAaagcggaggaggagacggcttCCTGTGAGCAGCGCAGCATTACGGAGACGGTCATCAACGGCTCCATGAAGGAGACCGTGAGCCTCACCGTGGACGCCAAGACTGAGACCGCCATCTTCAAGAG
- the ppp6r3 gene encoding serine/threonine-protein phosphatase 6 regulatory subunit 3 isoform X1, protein MFWKFDLHTTSHIDTLLEKEDVTLTEVMDEDDVLQECKAQNHKLVDFLLRPQCMEDLVTYITQEPSADVEEKVKYKYPNISCELLTSDVGQINDRLGEDENLLIKLYGFLQNEPPLNPLLASFFSKVLSILIGRKPEQIVEFLRKREDFVDLMIKHIGTSAIMDLLLRMLTCIEPQQLRQDVLNWLNEEKVIQRLVDMVQPSQDEDRHSNASQSLCEIIRLSRDQMFQVQGSSDPDPLLSTLEKQETVEQLLFNIFEKEKNESAIVSVIQILLTLFETRRPAFEGHMECPPGMSHPSFSVNHSILEAVRPRLKDFHHLLLEPPKVNVMKTTWGVLDPPVGNTRLNVVRLVASLLQSNTHSINTELIDLNTLGIILDMYFKYIWNNFLHIQVEICTAMILAMPPAPTEVQPDAEQDTARESILIKHLFQKCQFIQRIVEAWSSNEKEQAEGGCRRGYMGHLTRIANSIVHNCDKGPNGPQIQQLISELPAEDREKWESFISGQLSDTNKRNTVDLVNTHHIHSSSDDEVDFKDSGFHQDSSLQQAFSDYQMQQMTSNFIEQFGFNDEEFADQDDVVDIPFDRISDINFSLNTNESANIALFEARCKEKIQQFEDAGSDEEDIWDEKDVTFAPEAQRRPRSSGSTDSEESTDSEEEDGKRDPFEASNPSTDDRMEVDTGPVWTANFDDIPMDTGTSTAPASSPAAPAAVSSPPPSSTEDSDDASWSAATATPPAPSKAATGWADFSNFTPVSPKDPLRCNSPVAMETSMETMDPLGVNAPMQPEDSEGWLGTSVVSPTSAKDCWRPKAEEETASCEQRSITETVINGSMKETVSLTVDAKTETAIFKRVLKSYRDEKKSSSSQTCSGVESGDSERTGVASSAAAGCPKTGEKCQPSVALPNGPLEEVSPVEEAKLDQSAVSSEPAVNGPV, encoded by the exons ATGTTTTGGAAATTTGACCTCCACACCACGTCCCACATCGACACCCTGTTGGAGAAGGAGGATGTGACTCTGACGGAGGTAATGGATGAGGACGACGTCCTGCAGGAGTGCAAGGCCCAGAACCACAAGCTGGTGGACTTCCTGCTGAGGCCGCAGTGCATGGAGGACCTTGTCACCTACATCACACAGGAACCCAGTGCCGATGTCGAGGAGAAGGTTAAATACAA ATATCCCAACATATCGTGTGAGCTGCTGACGTCCGACGTGGGCCAGATCAACGACCGTCTGGGAGAAGATGAGAACCTGCTCATAAAACTGTACGGCTTCCTGCAGAACGAGCCGCCGCTCAACCCGCTCCTGGCCAGCTTCTTCTCCAAGGTCCTATCCATTCTCATCGGACGCAAGCCCGAACAG ATCGTGGAGTTTCTGCGGAAGCGGGAGGACTTCGTGGACTTGATGATCAAACACATCGGGACATCCGCCATCATGGACCTGCTGCTCCGAATGCTCACCTGCATCGAGCCGCAGCAGCTGCGACAGGACGTCCTCAAC TGGCTGAATGAGGAGAAGGTGATTCAGAGGCTGGTGGACATGGTTCAACCGTCTCAAGACGAGGAT AGACACTCCAACGCCTCCCAGTCTCTGTGTGAGATCATCAGACTGAGTAGAGACCAGATGTTCCAGGTCCAGGGCTCCTCGGATCCAGACCCACTTCTGTCCACACTTGAAAA GCAGGAGACGGTGGAGCAGCTGCTTTTTAATATctttgaaaaagagaagaatgaATCTGCAATCGTCAGCGTCATCCAGATCCTCCTCACATTGTTTGAGACGAGGAGACCAGC GTTTGAGGGTCATATGGAGTGCCCCCCTGGGATGTCCCACCCTTCATTTTCAGTCAACCACAGCATCCTGGAGGCTGTGAGACCCCGACTCAAGGACTTTCACCATCTGCTACTGGAACCCCCAAAG GTCAATGTGATGAAGACAACGTGGGGGGTGCTGGACCCCCCTGTGGGCAACACGAGGCTCAATGTGGTCCGACTGGTGGCCAGTCTGTTGCAGAGCAACACTCACAGCATCAACACAGAACTCATCGACCTCAACACACTGGGAATAATACTC GATATGTATTTCAAATACATCTGGAACAACTTCCTCCACATTCAAGTGGAGATCTGCACAGCCATGATTCTGGCCATGCCCCCCGCCCCCACTGAAGTCCAGCCCGACGCGGAGCAGGACACCGCGAGGGAGAGCATCCTCATCAAACAT CTGTTTCAAAAGTGCCAGTTTATACAGAGAATCGTGGAGGCCTGGAGCTCCAACGAGAAGGAACA GGCGGAAGGTGGTTGCCGACGAGGCTATATGGGCCACCTCACCAGAATAGCCAACTCTATCGTTCATAACTGTGACAAAGGCCCAAATGGACCACAGATACAACAGCTCATCTCTG agctcccagcagaggacagagagaagtGGGAGTCCTTTATTTCTGGGCAGCTGTCTgacacaaacaagagaaacactgTTGACCTG GTGAACACGCACCACATCCATTCGTCCAGTGACGACGAGGTGGACTTCAAAGACAGCGGCTTCCACCAGGACTCCTCTCTACAACAA GCCTTTTCTGATTATCAGATGCAACAAATGACGTCCAATTTTATTGAGCAGTTCGGCTTCAATGACGAAGAGTTTGCGGATCAGGACGATGTTGTGGA TATTCCCTTTGATAGAATATCAGACATCAATTTTTCACTGAATACAAATGAAAGT gCGAATATAGCTTTGTTTGAGGCGCGCTGTAAGGAGAAGATCCAGCAGTTCGAAGATGCCGGCTCAGACGAGGAGGACATCTGGGACGAAAAGGACGTCACCTTCGCACCAGAGGCCCAGAGACGTCCCAG gAGTTCAGGCAGCACGGACAGTGAGGAGAGCACagactcggaggaggaggacgggaagCGGGATCCCTTTGAAGCGTCCAACCCGAGCACCGACGACCGGATGGAAGTCGACACAG GACCCGTGTGGACGGCCAATTTTGACGACATCCCCATGGACACGGGTACGTCCACGGCTCCAGCGTCCAGCCCCGCTGCCCCCGCCGCtgtatcctccccccccccctcttctacAGAAGACTCCGATGACGCGTCATGGAGCGCCGCCACCGCcactccccccgccccctccaaaGCTGCAACTGGCTGGGCTGATTTCTCCAACTTCACCCCCgtcag TCCCAAAGACCCTCTGAGGTGCAATTCTCCCGTTGCTATGGAAACCAGCATGGAGACGATGGACCCTCTGGGGGTCAATGCACCCATGCAGCCTGAAG attCTGAAGGCTGGTTGGGTACCAGCGTGGTGTCTCCCACCTCAGCTAAGGATTGTTGGAGACCTAaagcggaggaggagacggcttCCTGTGAGCAGCGCAGCATTACGGAGACGGTCATCAACGGCTCCATGAAGGAGACCGTGAGCCTCACCGTGGACGCCAAGACTGAGACCGCCATCTTCAAGAG